The following are encoded together in the Streptomyces rapamycinicus NRRL 5491 genome:
- a CDS encoding alpha/beta fold hydrolase translates to MSSVHHRTATVGGHEIFYREAGPADAPAIVLLHGYPTSSFMFRELIPALADDYHVIAPDHLGFGHSAAPLVGEFTYTFDALAEITSGLLDQLGLDRYALYVQDYGAPIGWRLALRHPERISALVTQNGNGYEDGFVESFWTDVWAYGADPGPATEPAVRAALGIDAIRWQYVHGVPDPSLVSPDTWEHDFALVSREGNDEVQLALFRDYQNNRPLYPLLHEFLRTSEVPVLAVWGRNDEIFGPAGARAFARDAKDAEIHLINGGHFLLESHLDVVAGYLRGFLGRVLG, encoded by the coding sequence ATGAGCTCGGTGCACCACCGGACCGCCACCGTCGGCGGCCACGAGATCTTCTACCGCGAAGCGGGCCCCGCCGACGCCCCCGCGATCGTCCTGCTGCACGGTTACCCGACCAGCTCGTTCATGTTCCGCGAACTCATCCCGGCGCTGGCCGACGACTACCACGTCATCGCGCCGGATCACCTCGGCTTCGGCCACTCCGCCGCCCCCCTCGTAGGGGAGTTCACCTACACCTTCGACGCCCTCGCCGAAATCACCTCCGGACTGCTCGACCAACTGGGCCTGGACCGCTACGCCCTCTACGTCCAGGACTACGGCGCCCCCATCGGATGGCGTCTCGCGCTCAGGCACCCCGAACGGATCTCCGCCCTCGTCACCCAGAACGGCAACGGCTACGAGGACGGTTTCGTCGAGTCGTTCTGGACCGACGTCTGGGCTTACGGAGCGGACCCCGGCCCCGCCACCGAACCCGCCGTCCGCGCCGCGCTGGGCATCGACGCCATCCGGTGGCAGTACGTACACGGCGTGCCCGACCCGAGCCTGGTCAGCCCGGACACCTGGGAGCACGACTTCGCCCTCGTCTCCCGCGAGGGCAATGACGAGGTCCAGCTGGCGCTGTTCCGCGACTACCAGAACAACCGCCCGCTGTACCCGCTGCTACACGAGTTCCTGCGCACCAGCGAGGTCCCGGTGCTCGCCGTGTGGGGCCGCAACGACGAAATCTTCGGCCCGGCCGGCGCGCGAGCCTTCGCCCGCGACGCCAAGGACGCCGAGATACACCTGATCAACGGCGGCCACTTCCTGCTGGAGAGTCACCTGGACGTCGTCGCGGGCTACCTGCGCGGCTTCCTCGGACGGGTGCTGGGCTGA
- a CDS encoding arsenate reductase ArsC yields the protein MSDSQGPENPQHPEKPSVLFVCVHNAGRSQMAAAFLTHLAGDRIEVRSAGSAPAGHVNPAVVEAMAEVGIDIAAEIPKVLTAEAVRASDVVITMGCGDACPYFPGKTYLDWKLDDPAGRGVAAVRPIRDEIGARVHGLVGELTAGGRG from the coding sequence GTGTCTGACTCCCAGGGCCCCGAGAACCCTCAGCACCCCGAGAAGCCGTCCGTGCTGTTCGTCTGCGTCCACAACGCGGGCCGTTCCCAGATGGCCGCCGCCTTTCTCACCCACCTCGCGGGCGACCGCATCGAAGTCCGCTCGGCCGGTTCGGCGCCCGCCGGGCACGTCAACCCCGCCGTGGTGGAAGCCATGGCGGAAGTCGGCATCGACATCGCGGCGGAGATCCCGAAGGTGCTGACCGCCGAAGCCGTGCGGGCCTCGGACGTGGTCATCACCATGGGCTGCGGCGACGCCTGCCCCTACTTCCCCGGCAAGACCTACCTGGACTGGAAGCTCGACGACCCGGCCGGGCGGGGTGTCGCCGCGGTGCGGCCGATCCGTGACGAGATCGGGGCCCGCGTGCACGGCCTCGTCGGCGAACTCACCGCTGGAGGCCGCGGGTGA
- the arsB gene encoding ACR3 family arsenite efflux transporter, with protein MAADPTAASPTAPVAARLSFVDRFLAVWILLAMAAGLGLGRLVPGLGAALAKVTVTGVSLPIALGLLVMMYPVLAKVRYDRLDTVTRDRRLLIPSLVLNWVLGPAVMFALAWLLLPDLPEYRTGLIIVGLARCIAMVIIWNDLACGDREAAAVLVALNSVFQVIAFSALGWFYLTVLPGRLGLEQTDLDISVWEIARSVLIFLGVPLVAGFLTRRLGERAGGRAWYETKLIPRVGPFALYGLLFTIVVLFALQGDAITSQPMDVARIALPLLVYFAVMWAGSMALGKAVGLDYPRSTTLAFTAAGNNFELAIAVAIATFGASSGQALAGVVGPLIEVPVLIGLVHVALAARRYFPQPTAMTTEHAPAQEGAARV; from the coding sequence ATGGCCGCCGACCCCACGGCGGCGTCCCCGACCGCTCCGGTCGCCGCGCGTCTGTCGTTCGTGGATCGCTTCCTCGCGGTGTGGATCCTGCTGGCGATGGCGGCCGGACTCGGCCTGGGGCGGCTCGTCCCCGGCCTGGGCGCCGCCCTGGCGAAGGTGACCGTCACCGGCGTCTCCCTGCCCATCGCGCTGGGCCTGTTGGTGATGATGTATCCGGTGCTGGCCAAGGTCCGCTATGACCGCCTCGACACGGTCACCCGGGATCGGCGCCTTCTGATCCCCTCGCTCGTGCTGAACTGGGTCCTGGGCCCGGCGGTCATGTTCGCGCTCGCCTGGCTGCTCCTGCCGGACCTGCCGGAGTACCGGACGGGCCTGATCATCGTCGGCCTGGCCCGGTGTATCGCCATGGTCATCATCTGGAACGACCTGGCCTGCGGCGACCGCGAAGCGGCCGCCGTCCTCGTCGCCCTGAATTCCGTCTTCCAGGTGATCGCCTTCTCCGCGCTCGGCTGGTTCTACCTCACCGTGCTGCCCGGCCGGCTCGGCCTGGAACAGACCGATCTCGATATCAGCGTGTGGGAGATCGCCCGCAGCGTGCTGATCTTCCTCGGCGTCCCCCTGGTGGCAGGCTTCCTCACCCGGCGCCTCGGCGAGAGGGCCGGGGGCCGTGCCTGGTACGAGACGAAGCTCATCCCGCGCGTCGGCCCGTTCGCCCTGTACGGGCTGCTGTTCACGATCGTCGTCCTGTTCGCCCTCCAAGGCGACGCGATCACCTCACAGCCGATGGACGTGGCACGGATCGCGCTCCCGCTGCTGGTCTACTTCGCCGTGATGTGGGCCGGGTCCATGGCACTGGGCAAGGCCGTGGGCCTGGACTATCCGCGCTCCACGACATTGGCGTTCACCGCCGCGGGCAACAACTTCGAACTCGCCATCGCCGTCGCCATCGCGACCTTCGGCGCCTCCTCCGGGCAGGCCCTGGCCGGAGTCGTCGGCCCGCTCATCGAGGTCCCCGTACTGATCGGCCTCGTCCACGTGGCCCTGGCCGCGCGCCGCTACTTCCCTCAGCCCACCGCCATGACCACTGAGCACGCGCCCGCCCAGGAAGGTGCCGCCCGTGTCTGA
- a CDS encoding ArsR/SmtB family transcription factor, which translates to MSKQKLAVLGQDGVDGCCPGLLTAPLDEAQSIELAKVFKALGDPIRLRLLSMIASRAGGEVCVCDLTPAFDLSQPTISHHLKLLRQAGLIDCERRGTWVYYWLLPEMTDRLAGILTRPAGRSLPEPAGTAGDA; encoded by the coding sequence ATGTCGAAACAAAAGCTTGCGGTGCTCGGCCAGGACGGCGTCGACGGCTGCTGCCCAGGACTGCTGACCGCCCCCCTGGACGAGGCACAGTCCATCGAGCTGGCGAAGGTGTTCAAGGCGCTGGGCGATCCGATCCGGCTGCGGCTGCTGTCGATGATCGCCTCCCGCGCCGGAGGCGAGGTGTGCGTCTGTGACCTCACCCCGGCCTTCGACCTGTCGCAGCCGACGATCTCCCATCACCTGAAGCTGCTGCGGCAGGCCGGGCTGATCGACTGCGAGCGCCGTGGCACGTGGGTGTACTACTGGCTGCTGCCGGAGATGACCGACCGGCTCGCCGGGATCCTCACCCGCCCCGCCGGGCGGTCTCTGCCCGAGCCCGCCGGGACGGCGGGGGACGCCTGA
- a CDS encoding ArsI/CadI family heavy metal resistance metalloenzyme translates to MSRVQLALNVPDLGASVAFYSKLFGVEPAKRRPGYANFAITEPPLKLVLIEGEAGQETRLDHLGVEVTSTEQVTAATDRLKDAGLATFEENDTSCCYALQDKVWVHGPGKEPWEVYAVKGDAGQMGKSAALGTADTCCAGEPAPTEALKAATHSEH, encoded by the coding sequence ATGTCCCGCGTACAGCTCGCCCTGAACGTGCCCGACCTCGGCGCTTCGGTTGCGTTCTACTCCAAGCTCTTCGGCGTCGAGCCCGCCAAGCGCCGCCCCGGATACGCCAACTTCGCGATCACCGAGCCGCCACTGAAGCTCGTCCTGATCGAAGGCGAAGCCGGACAGGAGACCCGGCTGGACCACCTCGGCGTCGAGGTCACCTCCACCGAGCAGGTCACCGCCGCCACCGACCGCCTCAAGGACGCGGGCCTCGCCACCTTCGAGGAGAACGACACCTCCTGCTGCTACGCCCTCCAGGACAAGGTCTGGGTCCACGGCCCCGGCAAGGAGCCCTGGGAGGTCTACGCCGTCAAGGGCGACGCCGGCCAGATGGGCAAGAGCGCGGCACTCGGCACCGCCGACACGTGCTGCGCCGGTGAGCCCGCCCCGACGGAGGCCCTCAAGGCAGCGACGCACAGCGAACACTGA
- a CDS encoding class I SAM-dependent methyltransferase: protein MTETAWDTYAQQKPQRRPVNAAGETAWFNWTQYPDHGPGAEILGVSRGSSVLELGCGKGGNLAHVTTLGVRAVGVDLSLAQLRAARARWTDAVEFELHQGGAVDFLAHCTDTFDAVFSVFGAVWFTDPARLLPAIRERLRPGGVLAFSQGPPVEGCYGCQASYITRSEDEDPLVVKRWDYEPPDWTQILRHHGFTGATARLLPPPVGPRKIGTLLVRATRGAVTRTGARRGGAQ, encoded by the coding sequence ATGACGGAGACCGCCTGGGACACCTACGCGCAACAGAAGCCCCAGCGGCGGCCCGTGAACGCCGCCGGGGAGACGGCGTGGTTCAACTGGACGCAGTACCCCGACCACGGCCCCGGTGCCGAGATCCTCGGTGTAAGCCGCGGGTCGTCGGTGCTGGAGCTCGGCTGCGGGAAGGGCGGCAACCTCGCACACGTCACAACACTCGGCGTGCGGGCCGTAGGGGTGGACCTGTCCCTGGCCCAGCTCAGGGCCGCCAGGGCCCGATGGACTGACGCCGTTGAGTTCGAACTGCACCAGGGAGGCGCCGTCGACTTCCTGGCTCACTGCACGGACACCTTCGACGCGGTGTTCTCCGTCTTCGGCGCGGTGTGGTTCACCGACCCTGCCCGATTACTGCCGGCGATTCGTGAGCGCCTCCGTCCCGGCGGCGTGCTCGCTTTCTCCCAGGGCCCGCCTGTCGAGGGCTGCTACGGCTGCCAGGCGTCGTACATCACCAGGTCCGAGGACGAGGATCCGCTGGTGGTGAAGCGCTGGGACTACGAACCACCGGACTGGACGCAGATCCTGCGCCACCACGGGTTCACCGGAGCGACCGCACGGCTGTTGCCCCCGCCGGTCGGCCCCCGGAAGATCGGCACCCTGTTGGTCCGCGCCACGAGGGGCGCTGTGACTCGGACGGGCGCGCGGAGGGGTGGGGCCCAGTGA
- a CDS encoding glycine-rich domain-containing protein, whose translation MKDHDVALPLAERIAAQTAAFLAACANNTGRPLTPSKAVDIGWHTFLLHTRDYADFCQRIAGHFIHHVPTNPAEGEYGTAAAARQRTLDAIAAAGYASDADLWPEAADCSQCHAGCSDSPNSGKSRRKHVVGRPAPPPGGRPTGTEGA comes from the coding sequence GTGAAGGATCACGACGTCGCGCTGCCGCTCGCCGAGCGGATCGCCGCCCAGACCGCGGCGTTCCTCGCCGCCTGTGCCAACAACACCGGCCGGCCGTTAACGCCCAGCAAGGCCGTCGACATCGGCTGGCACACCTTCCTCCTCCACACCCGCGACTACGCCGACTTCTGCCAACGCATTGCGGGACACTTCATCCACCACGTCCCCACGAACCCGGCGGAGGGCGAGTACGGCACAGCCGCGGCGGCCCGGCAGCGCACCCTCGACGCCATCGCGGCCGCCGGGTACGCGTCGGACGCCGACCTCTGGCCCGAGGCGGCCGACTGCAGCCAATGCCACGCGGGCTGCTCCGACAGCCCCAACAGTGGCAAGAGCCGACGTAAGCACGTCGTCGGCCGCCCGGCACCGCCGCCGGGCGGCCGGCCCACAGGAACGGAGGGCGCATGA
- a CDS encoding helix-turn-helix domain-containing protein has protein sequence MSSDATPDPLDHPLVFGQRMQVLRTRRGMSRTVLAGLLGKSPSWVKRVENGTLHTPALPMILRVAEVLRVRDLSELTGDQTMPVDLFIGPGHAKLPAVRAAIEAFPFTADREAPSPAHLSARLRSAWSARHSAPNHREVIGGLLPALIRDAQLAVRQADRAPERRAAQAVLAEVYSLSQFFIAYQPDPALLWRVAERGTVAAQESEDPHAIGMAAWLAAQAHRDSGPAHYDAADAVTMETLRYLTPLLPDAPDNVRAIAGALRFEAGYTAARRGDTGAAWGYWDTAREMAERLPANYYHPMTSFSRGIMGAHAVTIAVESHAGGESVRQAAKSDARTIPSRPRRARHRIEEARGYHLDGQPETALATLDKAYEAAPETIRYNGYARRIILEETESKSPVHRRRAAELAVKIGVLAA, from the coding sequence ATGTCATCTGACGCTACCCCGGACCCGCTTGACCATCCGCTGGTGTTCGGCCAGCGGATGCAAGTCCTCCGTACCCGCCGGGGTATGAGCCGTACCGTCCTCGCCGGTCTCCTCGGCAAGTCCCCGAGTTGGGTGAAGCGGGTCGAGAACGGCACTCTCCACACCCCCGCACTCCCCATGATCCTGCGCGTCGCCGAGGTGCTGCGCGTCCGCGACCTCTCCGAGCTCACCGGCGACCAGACCATGCCCGTCGACCTCTTCATCGGCCCCGGTCACGCCAAGCTGCCCGCGGTACGAGCCGCGATCGAAGCGTTCCCCTTCACCGCCGACCGCGAAGCGCCGTCGCCCGCGCACCTGAGCGCACGTCTCCGAAGTGCCTGGTCCGCCCGACACTCCGCACCCAACCACCGCGAAGTGATCGGCGGCCTGCTGCCGGCCCTCATCCGGGATGCGCAACTCGCCGTACGCCAGGCCGACCGCGCCCCCGAACGGCGGGCAGCTCAAGCGGTCCTCGCCGAGGTCTACAGCCTCAGCCAGTTCTTCATCGCCTACCAGCCCGACCCCGCGCTCCTCTGGCGCGTTGCCGAACGCGGCACGGTCGCGGCCCAGGAGAGCGAGGACCCGCACGCCATCGGCATGGCGGCATGGCTCGCCGCCCAGGCCCACCGCGACAGCGGTCCCGCCCACTACGACGCGGCCGACGCGGTCACCATGGAGACGCTGCGCTACCTCACCCCACTACTGCCGGACGCGCCGGACAACGTACGCGCGATCGCCGGCGCCCTGCGGTTCGAGGCCGGATACACCGCGGCCCGCCGCGGTGACACCGGCGCCGCCTGGGGCTACTGGGACACCGCCCGCGAGATGGCCGAGCGGTTGCCTGCCAACTACTACCACCCCATGACGTCGTTCTCCCGAGGCATCATGGGCGCGCACGCGGTCACGATCGCCGTCGAGTCGCACGCGGGCGGGGAGTCCGTACGGCAGGCCGCGAAGTCGGACGCCAGGACGATCCCGTCACGGCCGAGGCGAGCCCGGCACCGGATCGAGGAGGCGCGCGGCTACCACCTGGACGGGCAGCCGGAGACCGCGCTGGCGACGCTGGACAAGGCGTACGAGGCCGCGCCGGAGACGATCCGCTACAACGGCTACGCGCGCCGGATCATCTTGGAGGAGACCGAGTCGAAGTCTCCGGTGCATCGCCGTCGCGCTGCCGAACTGGCAGTGAAGATCGGCGTATTGGCTGCCTGA
- a CDS encoding IS481 family transposase, with protein sequence MSHPNARLTVHGRRLLIDRVRAGRPVAHVADEMGISRTTAHKWVRRWRAEGDAGLYDRSSRPLSTPHRTPTEVENRICELRRERKLGPAHIGPILEMPVSTVHRDGGGHRIMPRQQASSNRQATTDVRKGGSPVIGYSFVHTAIDDHSRLAYSEVLADERKETASAFWQRANAFFTAHGITVERVLTDNGSCYRSQLFSRPLSAAGIAHKRTRPYRPQTNGKAERLNRTLLDEWAYVRPYSGSAERAEALADFLHTYNYHRCHTALDGQPPISRVNNACGQYN encoded by the coding sequence GTGTCTCACCCCAACGCGCGGTTGACCGTCCACGGCAGACGCCTCCTCATCGACCGAGTCCGTGCGGGCAGGCCCGTGGCCCACGTCGCCGACGAAATGGGCATCTCCCGCACCACCGCCCACAAGTGGGTCCGCCGCTGGCGAGCCGAAGGCGACGCGGGGCTGTACGACCGCTCCAGCCGTCCTCTGTCGACACCACACCGCACCCCCACCGAAGTCGAGAATCGCATCTGCGAGCTGCGGCGCGAGCGCAAGCTCGGCCCCGCACACATCGGCCCGATCCTGGAAATGCCCGTCTCAACGGTCCATCGCGACGGCGGCGGACACCGGATCATGCCCCGTCAGCAGGCCAGCAGCAACCGGCAGGCCACAACCGACGTCCGCAAGGGCGGCAGCCCCGTAATCGGCTACAGCTTCGTCCACACAGCCATCGACGACCACTCCCGACTGGCCTACAGCGAGGTCCTGGCCGACGAACGCAAAGAGACCGCCTCCGCGTTCTGGCAGCGCGCGAATGCCTTTTTCACCGCGCACGGCATCACCGTCGAGCGCGTCCTCACCGACAACGGCTCGTGCTACAGGTCCCAGCTGTTCTCCCGGCCCCTCAGCGCCGCCGGGATCGCCCACAAACGCACGCGCCCCTATCGCCCGCAGACGAACGGCAAGGCAGAGCGACTGAATCGCACCCTGCTCGACGAGTGGGCATACGTACGCCCGTACTCCGGCAGCGCCGAACGCGCCGAAGCCCTGGCGGACTTCCTGCACACCTATAACTACCACCGGTGCCACACCGCACTCGATGGTCAACCACCTATCAGCCGCGTCAACAACGCTTGTGGTCAATACAACTAG
- a CDS encoding saccharopine dehydrogenase NADP-binding domain-containing protein, with product MTDTTQSARSGEIWILGASGRIGAAVTAHLAAQGLKPVLVGRESGGDRLRKTAADLGTHAVIADGVDGIAAEITRQRPAVVFNGIGNYAETAPTLARACMPGGHYLDLAADLTAAPRLLDLHQEAERAGSTLVTGSGFGVLATEAVVIKLCEDRPTPAAVHVDALASVSLNAGVVGVAFAASMIDMLTTGGRRYTGGRMVTARLGADLQNLTLPDGQQAKSASAPTAELLAAHRASNAPSVTVTTGMAPTSPVLRAVAPLAGKLLSIEPLRRFALDQMAKAKMKDTPRPRQHSWGHAVVTWPDGIRREGWLRADDGMDYTASVAAAVAAKLACGEGQSGAYTPGALFGASLAEQAGGQFCLPHETPPAQSGTVID from the coding sequence ATGACTGACACCACACAGAGCGCACGCTCCGGAGAAATCTGGATCCTCGGCGCCAGCGGACGCATCGGAGCGGCCGTCACCGCGCACCTCGCCGCACAAGGACTCAAGCCTGTTCTGGTCGGACGCGAAAGCGGCGGCGACCGGCTGCGCAAGACCGCTGCAGACCTCGGCACGCATGCCGTCATCGCCGACGGCGTCGACGGCATCGCTGCCGAGATCACCCGGCAGCGACCTGCTGTGGTCTTCAACGGAATCGGCAACTACGCCGAGACAGCCCCGACCCTCGCCCGCGCCTGCATGCCTGGCGGCCACTACCTCGACCTGGCCGCAGACCTGACAGCCGCCCCCCGTCTGCTCGACCTGCATCAGGAAGCCGAACGGGCCGGCAGCACGCTGGTGACCGGCTCCGGCTTCGGTGTGCTGGCCACCGAGGCCGTCGTGATCAAGCTGTGCGAGGACCGCCCGACCCCCGCCGCCGTACACGTCGACGCCCTGGCCTCCGTGTCCCTCAACGCCGGAGTCGTCGGCGTCGCCTTCGCCGCCTCGATGATCGACATGCTGACCACCGGCGGGCGCCGCTACACCGGCGGACGCATGGTCACCGCACGCCTCGGCGCCGATCTCCAAAACCTCACCCTCCCCGACGGGCAACAGGCGAAGTCCGCGAGTGCTCCCACCGCCGAGCTCCTCGCTGCCCACCGGGCCAGCAATGCGCCGTCCGTCACGGTGACCACCGGGATGGCCCCCACTTCGCCCGTGCTGCGGGCCGTGGCCCCACTGGCTGGAAAGCTGCTGTCCATCGAACCGCTACGACGCTTCGCCCTTGATCAGATGGCCAAGGCCAAGATGAAGGACACCCCGCGCCCGCGTCAGCACTCCTGGGGGCACGCGGTCGTCACCTGGCCTGACGGCATCCGCCGAGAGGGCTGGCTGCGCGCCGACGACGGTATGGACTACACCGCCTCGGTGGCAGCCGCCGTGGCCGCCAAACTCGCCTGCGGCGAGGGCCAGTCGGGCGCCTACACACCCGGCGCTCTGTTCGGTGCCAGCCTCGCCGAACAGGCAGGCGGACAGTTCTGCCTCCCCCACGAGACACCTCCCGCCCAGAGCGGGACGGTCATCGACTGA
- a CDS encoding TetR/AcrR family transcriptional regulator, which yields MARWDPGTAERLTQAALELYTEHGYDNVTVTQIAERAGITRRSYFRYFPDKREVLFAGSERLPAAIREAVLDAPRTGSPLSATLQALARVGTTLIEHIDRTAERRAVIASSPELQERERTKLAAVTSAIQDALLQRDIDDDSAKLVAQIATIASQNAFDRWTDAHGQKDFATCLDAVAASLRETLTADIDTSRSE from the coding sequence ATGGCCAGATGGGATCCCGGAACCGCGGAGCGCCTCACGCAAGCGGCGCTTGAGCTCTACACGGAGCACGGATACGACAACGTGACCGTGACGCAGATCGCCGAGCGGGCCGGGATCACCCGCCGCTCGTACTTCCGCTACTTCCCCGACAAGCGCGAAGTTCTGTTCGCCGGCTCGGAACGGCTGCCCGCCGCAATCCGCGAGGCAGTCCTCGACGCCCCCCGGACCGGCTCCCCGCTATCGGCAACCCTTCAGGCCCTCGCCCGGGTCGGCACCACCCTCATCGAACACATCGACCGCACCGCCGAACGCCGCGCCGTGATCGCCTCCAGTCCGGAGCTCCAGGAACGGGAGCGCACCAAGCTCGCCGCGGTCACCAGCGCGATCCAGGACGCACTCCTGCAGCGAGACATCGACGACGACAGTGCGAAACTGGTGGCGCAGATCGCCACCATCGCATCCCAGAACGCCTTCGACCGCTGGACTGACGCGCACGGTCAGAAGGACTTCGCAACCTGCCTCGACGCAGTTGCCGCGTCGCTCCGGGAAACGCTCACCGCAGACATCGACACCAGTCGCTCCGAGTGA
- the ribD gene encoding bifunctional diaminohydroxyphosphoribosylaminopyrimidine deaminase/5-amino-6-(5-phosphoribosylamino)uracil reductase RibD, protein MHISELVGTDEWDTVEGRPYVVYKYAATLDGRIAAADSTSQWITSAESRTEVHALRAAYQATVVGSGTQRADNPHLAVRSVKDDPNLKVAVPIDEQPWRVIVDTNARTPADARVLDDAAPTMIAVADGADASHLDGVATVVRLPRAKVGLDVQALLRELHQRGVRAMFLEGGPTLAASFVSAGLVDRIVAYIAPALLGRGKSGLEGGTIETIGDILRCELVDVARSGPDVRLIARPQR, encoded by the coding sequence ATGCACATCAGCGAGTTGGTCGGCACGGACGAGTGGGACACGGTCGAGGGGCGGCCGTACGTCGTCTACAAGTACGCCGCCACGCTGGACGGCCGGATCGCCGCGGCGGACAGCACCAGCCAGTGGATCACCAGCGCGGAATCCCGTACGGAAGTCCACGCGCTGCGCGCGGCCTACCAGGCGACCGTCGTCGGTTCCGGCACCCAGCGGGCCGACAACCCCCACCTCGCCGTGCGCTCGGTGAAGGACGACCCCAACCTGAAGGTCGCCGTGCCGATCGATGAGCAGCCATGGCGCGTGATCGTCGACACCAACGCCCGGACTCCGGCTGATGCCCGGGTGCTCGACGATGCCGCACCCACCATGATTGCCGTCGCCGATGGCGCCGACGCATCCCACCTGGACGGCGTGGCCACCGTCGTACGGCTGCCCCGTGCGAAGGTCGGCCTGGACGTGCAGGCACTCCTCCGTGAACTGCACCAGCGCGGCGTGCGCGCGATGTTCCTCGAGGGCGGCCCCACTCTCGCCGCGTCGTTCGTGTCGGCCGGCCTGGTGGACCGCATCGTCGCCTACATCGCCCCCGCGCTCCTCGGCCGCGGGAAGAGCGGACTCGAAGGCGGCACCATTGAGACGATCGGCGACATCCTCCGGTGCGAGCTGGTGGACGTGGCGCGCTCCGGCCCGGACGTCAGGCTGATCGCACGTCCGCAGCGCTGA
- a CDS encoding ROK family protein, producing MPHRRADEPSLVPVLEVGGSHVTAAAVDLDRGRIADGTRRRLPLTPGIGPEDFLTTLAEAANGALSAPPAALATAPDARGIRGTWGDTWGIAVPGPFDYARGIARYHGVGKFASLDGLAVGDRLAPRLNPRPTRLRFLNDASAFALGARHTAHAESRRLVAVTLGTGVGSAFLDHGTIVENDPRVPPEGRVDLLTIDGRPLEDTVSTRAMTTHYTARTGRPVDGLRELTALAADDDATARDVITSALSALGTAPAPWLTAFEADTVAFGGSITAAWHLIGPPLTTGLTHHAPRLARLTLSVHADGEDQALLGAAVFATRGT from the coding sequence GTGCCGCACCGACGCGCTGACGAGCCCTCTCTCGTGCCCGTCCTCGAAGTGGGCGGTTCCCATGTCACCGCGGCGGCCGTCGACCTCGACCGGGGCCGGATCGCCGACGGCACCAGGCGCCGCCTGCCGCTGACGCCAGGCATCGGCCCCGAGGACTTCCTCACGACGCTGGCCGAGGCCGCCAACGGCGCGCTCTCCGCACCCCCCGCAGCCTTGGCGACGGCCCCCGACGCGCGCGGGATCCGCGGCACCTGGGGCGACACCTGGGGCATCGCGGTCCCGGGCCCGTTCGACTACGCGCGCGGAATCGCCCGCTACCACGGCGTCGGCAAGTTCGCGTCGCTGGACGGCCTCGCCGTCGGCGACCGCCTGGCACCCCGCCTGAACCCGCGCCCGACCCGACTGCGGTTCCTCAACGACGCCTCCGCCTTCGCGCTCGGCGCCCGGCACACGGCCCACGCCGAGAGCCGCCGCCTCGTCGCGGTCACCCTCGGCACGGGGGTCGGCTCCGCGTTCCTGGACCACGGGACGATCGTCGAGAACGACCCGCGCGTACCGCCCGAGGGCCGCGTCGACCTGCTCACCATCGACGGCCGTCCGCTGGAGGACACCGTCTCCACCCGGGCGATGACCACCCACTACACGGCCCGCACCGGCCGTCCCGTCGACGGGCTGCGCGAACTGACGGCCCTCGCCGCCGACGACGACGCCACCGCCCGCGACGTCATCACCTCGGCCCTGAGCGCCCTCGGCACCGCCCCCGCCCCGTGGCTGACCGCCTTCGAGGCCGACACGGTCGCCTTCGGCGGCTCCATCACCGCCGCCTGGCACCTGATAGGCCCACCCCTCACCACCGGCCTCACCCACCACGCCCCACGCCTCGCCCGCCTCACCCTCTCGGTACACGCCGACGGCGAGGACCAGGCACTCCTGGGCGCGGCGGTATTCGCGACGCGGGGCACGTAG